From a region of the Tissierellales bacterium genome:
- a CDS encoding response regulator transcription factor, giving the protein MNKNILLVEDENRMREIVSDYFRASNFNVYEAIDGQEALEIFDEYNIDLIILDIMMPKIDGWSVCRRIRKKSSVPIIMLTARSEEDDKLLGFELGIDEYVVKPFSPKVLIAQSTNLLKRVEGSLGKENHLISFPGLEINKAAHTLKINDSFIDLSNKEFQLLLYLVENPGIVLSRENILNVVWGYDYFGDDRVVDTHIKKIRKKLGQYSLYIHTIIRAGYKFEVI; this is encoded by the coding sequence TTGAACAAAAATATATTATTAGTAGAAGATGAAAATAGGATGAGAGAAATAGTATCAGATTATTTCAGAGCAAGTAACTTCAATGTTTATGAAGCTATCGATGGACAAGAAGCTCTAGAAATTTTTGATGAATACAATATAGATTTAATTATCCTTGATATAATGATGCCAAAAATAGATGGTTGGAGTGTTTGCAGACGAATACGTAAAAAATCATCAGTTCCAATTATAATGTTAACTGCTAGATCAGAAGAAGATGACAAACTTTTAGGATTCGAATTAGGTATAGATGAATATGTTGTAAAACCATTTAGCCCTAAGGTACTTATTGCACAATCTACAAATCTATTAAAAAGAGTAGAAGGTAGCCTTGGAAAAGAAAATCATTTAATCTCATTTCCTGGGTTAGAAATAAATAAAGCGGCTCATACATTAAAAATAAATGATTCATTCATAGATCTATCAAATAAAGAATTCCAACTGCTATTATACCTTGTTGAAAATCCTGGGATAGTACTCTCACGTGAGAATATACTAAATGTAGTTTGGGGCTATGACTACTTTGGTGACGATCGTGTTGTTGACACTCATATAAAAAAAATTAGAAAAAAGCTAGGTCAATATTCTCTATATATACACACTATTATAAGAGCTGGTTATAAATTCGAGGTGATTTGA